The nucleotide sequence CGCAAGGCGTACTGGTGGACGAAGGGGCACAACCATGGCACGCATTGACGCAGCCGCAGCGGGCGGCAAAAACCGCATCGCGTTCCTCGACACGATTGCCACGAGCGAGATCGGCGCCGCGCTGCTCGCGAAGTCCGACGACGGGTACAACGTGCTCGTCGGCTCGACGCCGACGCGGCCACTGCTGTTCTCCAGCTACGCTGCGCACCCGAACGTGCTCAATCGCAACATCCCTGTTCCGTCGACGGCGGCCGGCCGCTACCAGATCCTGTACCGCTGGTGGCGCATCTACCAGGCACAGCTGCAGTTGCCCGACTTTGGCCCGGTATCGCAGGACCGTTATGCGCTGCAGCAGCTGCGCGAGCGTGGCGCGCTGCCGTTGATCGATGCGGGCCGTTTCCGCGAGGCGGTCGCGAAGGTGTCGAGCGTCTGGGCCAGCCTGCCTGGCGCGGGCTACGGGCAGCACGAGAACGACATCGAGCGCTTGCTCGCCGCGTACCAGACGGCCGGCGGCCAGGTGGCGGCATGACGATCCTCGACCCGCGCCTCTGGCTGGCCTTCGTCGCCGCGCTCGCGATCACCGCCGGCGCCTGCTACTTCAAGGGGCATGCCGACGGCGTGCGCGAGACGACGGCCGCCGCGCAGAAAGCGCAGCTCGCCGCGGTGGATGCGGCCCGTGCCGAAGAACAACGCCGCACCGCGGCCCAATCGGAGATCGCAAAAGATGCGAACAAACAACGCACGGCCGCGCTCGCAGATGCTTTTGCTGCTCGTGCTGCCGCTGGCAGCCTGCAGCAGCGCGTCGACCAGCTCGTTGCAGCCGCCCGCCATCCCGCCGCTACCGCCGGAAGCGCGCCAGCCGGGGACGCCCTCGATCTGCTTGCCGACGTGCTCGGCCGCGCTGACGAGCGCGCGGGTGAACTGGCAGAGTATGCTGACCGCGCCCGCATCGCCGGCCAGCAGTGCGAGCGCGACTACGACGCGCTGACGGCGCCCAGAAAACTCTGACGGAATCTTGACGTGAATCGTCGGGAAAAGGCTAAAATTAGCACCGGAAGCGCAGCCGACTAGGGATGGCGATCGCTGCAAGTCGTTGATTTGACTGCGCTTCCGTTTTTGCCAATTTGTAAACTACCGTTCTTCTAAGCCGTAGGTCACACGTTCGAATCGTGTAGGGCGGGCCAGCTTGATTCCTCAAGGACCTTCACCAGTCCGCCTCGGTTATCCAGCCCCCTCACTCAACCGTCACCGATTTCGCCAGATTCCTCGGCTTGTCGATATCCGCGCCACGCAGACACGCCGCGTGATACGCAAGCAGCTGCAACGGCACCACATGCAGGATCGGCGACAACAACCCGTAGTAATCGGGCATCCGCAGCACCGACACGCCTTCGCTGTTGTCGATCCGCGTATCGGCATCGGCGAACACGTAAAGCTGCCCGCCGCGCGCCCGCACTTCCTGCATGTTCGACTTCAGCTTCTCGAGCAACGCGTCGTTCGGCGCGATCGTGGCAACCGGCATCGTGTGCGTCACGAGCGCGAGCGGCCCATGCTTCAACTCGCCCGCGGGATACGCCTCCGCGTGGATATACGAAATCTCCTTCAGCTTCAGCGCGCCTTCGAGCGCGATCGGGTAGTGCAGCCCGCGCCCGAGAAACAGCGCATTCTCGTGTTGCGAGAATTCCTCCGCCCAGCGCTCGATCTGCGGTTCGAGCCCGAGCACATCCTCGAGTGCACCAGGCAGCCGCCGCAATTGCATCGTGTAGCGCGCGAGCTGCGCATCGTCGACGTAGCCGCGCAGCCGGCCGAGCGTGACCGCGAGAATGAACAGCGCAACGAGTTGCGTCGTGAACGCCTTGGTCGACGCGACGCCGATTTCCGGGCCGGCCCGCGTCAGGAAGCGCAGGCCGGTCTGCCGCATCATCGCGCTGGTCGGCACATTGCAGATCGCCAGCGTGTCGATATGGCCCAGCGCCTGCGCGTACTTGAGCGCGGCGAGCGTGTCGGCGGTCTCGCCGGATTGCGACACGCTCACCACCAGCGTATTCGGCATCGCGAGTGCGTCGCTGTAACGGTATTCGCTCGCGATCTCGACCTGCGCGGGCACGCGCGCGATCGTTTCGAGCCAGCGGCGCGCGGTCAGGCCGGAATAGTGGCTCGTGCCGCACGCGAGAATCAGCACGTTGTCGATCTGCTCGAACGCTCGCGCGGCGTCGGGGCCGAATACGGCCGGATCGAACAGCCCCGCGTCCGGGATGGTCGCGGCCACGGCCTCCGGTTGCTCGAAAATCTCCTTCTGCATGAAATGCCGGTACGGCCCGAGTTCGACCGCGGCCTGCGCGGAGGAAATGGTTTGTACCGCGCGCTCGACCGGTGCGCCGCCACGATCGAGTACGCGAACGCCGCCCGGCGTCAGTTCGACGATGTCGCCTTCCTCGAGAAAGATGAAGCGGTCGGTGATGCCGGCGAGCGCGAGTGCGTCGGAGGCGAGAAAGCACTCGCCGTCCTTCAAGCCGACGACGAGCGGTGAGCCGACCTTCGCGCCGATCAGCCTTTGCGGCTCATGCTTGCTGAACACGGCGATCGCGTAGGCGCCGTGAAGCTGCGATGTCGCCGCGCGCACGGCGGCAAGTAGGTCGCCGCGATACTGGCTGTGGATCAGGTGCGCGACGACCTCGGTGTCGGTCTGACCGTCGAATTCGTAGTGCGCGTCTGAAAGTTGCCTGCGCAACGTTTCGTGGTTTTCGATGATGCCGTTGTGCACGAGCGCGATTTCGTCGCGCGAGAAGATCGGATGCGCGTTGCAGGTTGCCGGTGCGCCATGCGTCGCCCAGCGCGTGTGCGCGATGCCGGTGCTGCCGGTCAGGCCGGTGGTGCGCACGTGCGCGTCGAGATCGGCGACACGCGACACACTGCGTTCGCGACGCGCCTGGCCGTTCACGACCGTCGCCACGCCGCATGAATCGTAGCCGCGATACTCGAGGCGACGCAATCCTTCAATCAGAATCGGGACGATGTCCCGTTGCGCGACCGCGCCGACGATGCCACACATGACACGTTTCCTCCCTGTTAGTCCTCATGGACCGCGCACGCCGTTGCGTCAGCGCGATGCGGTTGCCGTTGCCGTCGTGAATCCGCATCGAGCGGGGATGACGGGCGCGGCCATCCGGCTTTCGAATGCCAGATAAAGCGACTCCTCCAGTACGTTCCAGTGCGCGCCGTGCCGGTATGGGGCCGATCGCGCTTGCCAGCAGGCAACGGTGCCCCAATCGTTCATCTTGAGCGCCACCAGCGCGATCAAGCTCCACGGATAATCGGTGTTGGCGAGTTGCGGCCAGCTCTTGCCGTGCTTCCGCATCCACTGCGCGTAGAACGTCTCGCCGGATTGTTCGGGTACCTGAATACCTGAGAGGAGCGGGAGGATCTGCGCGATCTTCGCCGGATAAAAACTCGTATCGCTGACTTGCTGCGTGCTCGCACGAAACCCGGATCCGCTGCCGCGCCAGAAGACCCTCAGGATCGCGGATGCCAGCTGGTCGGCACGCTGGCTCCACGGTCCCGCATGCGTGGAGTCGGCGCGTCGGACGTAGTACGCCGCGAGGGCCTGGAACGCGCTGTGGACTTCGACGTTGTCCATCAGTAATGCGACATGCAGCGACGACGAGATCTGATAGACGCCGGAGGCCTTGTCGAGCAGCGTGTCCAGGTGCAAACAGGCACGGTTCAGGCTGACTTCCCACGCGGCGGGCAAGCCGTCGGGCGGCGCGAAGCGAGC is from Burkholderia sp. HI2500 and encodes:
- the glmS gene encoding glutamine--fructose-6-phosphate transaminase (isomerizing) yields the protein MCGIVGAVAQRDIVPILIEGLRRLEYRGYDSCGVATVVNGQARRERSVSRVADLDAHVRTTGLTGSTGIAHTRWATHGAPATCNAHPIFSRDEIALVHNGIIENHETLRRQLSDAHYEFDGQTDTEVVAHLIHSQYRGDLLAAVRAATSQLHGAYAIAVFSKHEPQRLIGAKVGSPLVVGLKDGECFLASDALALAGITDRFIFLEEGDIVELTPGGVRVLDRGGAPVERAVQTISSAQAAVELGPYRHFMQKEIFEQPEAVAATIPDAGLFDPAVFGPDAARAFEQIDNVLILACGTSHYSGLTARRWLETIARVPAQVEIASEYRYSDALAMPNTLVVSVSQSGETADTLAALKYAQALGHIDTLAICNVPTSAMMRQTGLRFLTRAGPEIGVASTKAFTTQLVALFILAVTLGRLRGYVDDAQLARYTMQLRRLPGALEDVLGLEPQIERWAEEFSQHENALFLGRGLHYPIALEGALKLKEISYIHAEAYPAGELKHGPLALVTHTMPVATIAPNDALLEKLKSNMQEVRARGGQLYVFADADTRIDNSEGVSVLRMPDYYGLLSPILHVVPLQLLAYHAACLRGADIDKPRNLAKSVTVE
- a CDS encoding DUF2514 family protein, giving the protein MTILDPRLWLAFVAALAITAGACYFKGHADGVRETTAAAQKAQLAAVDAARAEEQRRTAAQSEIAKDANKQRTAALADAFAARAAAGSLQQRVDQLVAAARHPAATAGSAPAGDALDLLADVLGRADERAGELAEYADRARIAGQQCERDYDALTAPRKL
- a CDS encoding glycoside hydrolase family 24 protein, giving the protein MARIDAAAAGGKNRIAFLDTIATSEIGAALLAKSDDGYNVLVGSTPTRPLLFSSYAAHPNVLNRNIPVPSTAAGRYQILYRWWRIYQAQLQLPDFGPVSQDRYALQQLRERGALPLIDAGRFREAVAKVSSVWASLPGAGYGQHENDIERLLAAYQTAGGQVAA